The stretch of DNA CTCGGATTTTGAGATTCAAAACTCGAACGTTTACGAAGAGagacaatattataataataatagtaatagatATTATGTGTGCGCGTGCTCGACCGATggttctcttttttttttttttttttttttttcaataatgtatatatattgaaagcAACTACGGTGCCACCTCGATgcgattattattaacaaccaacattttctattttttttttttttatttttttctattcaacgCACTTAAAAACGTGTGCAGTATTTGTTCCCAGGGACATCCAGGGACGTATACTCATTGACAATTACCCAacataaatatcatcaatttattataaataatataaatataatctaaataaatatataaataaataattttattgttattttatgattatgtGGAGGTATACCTAAATGAGTATGAGCAAATAATATGCAACAAACATGTAAAGTCATCATTACATGGTGAAGGACAATcgattgttggttttttttttttattttttttttgcaaagtaAATTATGTGAGTAGGTATAGATTATcatcatgaaatttttaacacACTTATCAgctataaatatagaaaagataaaagcataaaaattaaaaatatccttttattttttttttttgttgaaaaaaatttgcaggaaaatattaatggcatggttatttataatatttaaaaattaattttagttaaGGCCCTTTTAACAATAGTTTGTTATTTGAATTGAGTTGATTAGTTAAAgatatatgatgatgatgatgttgaacaTTGTCGATGATCCCTCGTTTCCTGCATCATTATCATACGCGCCTTTTGCCCCACATGATAAATTCCATCAACTCAAAATGAactcaatatataaatttatttataatatatatatgttcgATTTGATAAGATGTGTAGAGTcatgtttgtaaaattataaactttcaATGGTTATAACagtgtgtatatttatttaattattttttattccattcaACGTGAATTAccttattttctttgaataatttaattctctttttttttttttttttttttaaataattaaataggcAGTTTAGTCGATTTTAAATGTAGaatatacttaatttttaatttgttctaattgtttcaattttgtttttttttaattattagttgataattgaaatttttatttatttatttagtttatttaattatttaattattttacattgtaAATTGGTGgacagtttaaatttttattcatttatttgattgtttatttgttcatttatttatttacttttctatttatgtatttttaattatttttaatttattgtcacGCAATCATAACTAAACAAtacgatttttaattatttatttaattatttaataatttatttgacagtataattgataaaaattaaagcttatttattatttagtaaacaaacatttatttcattttaaaaattgattatacgAACGCCTCATTACGTAACATTTGAGTGTTCCAGATTGTAAAATCTTTAAatctttgataatatattatttttttttcatttaataattcatcaacaacacaTAAACACagctattaaatttaacaaaacaaataattgtttatatatattattatcattgttaatattatataaaaaattaaattttaatttcatttgattttaatgcattttatGGCTATTTTATGTTCTcattgtattatattattattttcttttttttcattctttattATTCTGcccttaataattattgtcgtAACAAGTCGATAACCGATTTCATGACGCACATTAATTCATACTTATTTTAAgcactcaatttttttcttttagttttttaatttattttcttgttgagaaaatatttctattgtagaaaaatgtattatttctCCTATATCcaacaatgatattttttttttcaattaaaaattaaatattattttttgtatttaattttgagtCATCAACTATACcaacaagttaaaaataaatattaattatttaattgaataaaaatatatattggcagattagataaaaaataaaatatgaaaggaaaaaaaaaaatagaaaaataaaaagttccTTATAAAGTGCATCGTCCTTGTCCTACAGCCAGCATCAAGTTGATAACTTGACTCAATAATAAACCTGTCCCATGATTGCTTGTACTTGCTATATTATTGAATCATTGAAATCATTAAATatcaatgtattattattatttatctatatttttttctgtttaaaatattaacagtCAATATATAAcgcaataataattacacatTTTTCCAAtgcatatattaatataaaaaattataaatgtttattcatCAAGGACACTTTGCTGTGCTTTGCTGCATCAATTTTCATCTATTTAATACATTCACACTTTTTATATGTATCTGTTTAAATAGTTGTAATTTCAACTTTgagtttgattttatttttttttttttccattttttttttcttctgcaatttattatttatctttgttAACCTCattgtttgtaaattatagtttatttattgattattcattttaataatgtatattataattgtggtatttaatttattttatttatttaatttatttatttatataattttataattaaaccgATGATGCgagaatattatttgtaatttttaaaatattgcttCATAAATTTACAAGGTCTTTTATCCAACTGTGACAATTATTTAGctacaattttaattgttaataataatagtgttaattatttttattttttttttctttgctatTTGAATGATTTGACCTTgaggaacaaaaaaaaataaaaaaaaaaaaaagctagaatgtaaataaattttgtcaagACGAAAGTAGAATTTTCAATTGCAAaatataaatggaaaaaaaaaatatataaaattcagatttagaaattttattagcCTGAATTTGTGTCgtgctttttaaatttaaaaaatcacgtGATTGGTTTTTAGTGCCATCTGTCTTGCCAATTGGTacaactataaataaataaataaataaaaaaataaataaatattaataaataaataaaaagtgtaaATGGTTCAGTGCATGTGTGTGttttgataatacaaaaattgtcaGTTATGTAATAATCGTAATAATTGACATGACATGATGATCAACAATGGAGGATTgtcttgttgatgataaacaaacagttgacataaaaatattattttttgcaaaagCACGTGAACTTGTTGGTGTTAAAgagagtaatttaaaaattccaaaaactACATGctctaattatttaaagaatgaaattattataaaatttggcTTGGAAAGTATTAAAGATAATTTTGTGTTGGCCATTGAAGAAGAATTTGTTGAAGATAACAAGTTACTTGATCTTGCTGATAACAGTATTGTTGCAGTGATACCACCACTGAGTGgaggtaattatttataatattttaaataaaaattaattaatattaattgttaaaattaacaacaggCTAATTAAACATggaaaataaaggaaaaaattcaGTAAAAATCCAAGATGACGTTTTGTCTGTTGatgaaattacaaaaattgtcATGGCACCATCATGTGGAGCAGTGTCTTCATTCATTGGAACAACCAGAGACACATTTAACTCCCAagaggtaaattaaattaattagagcATTAGAAAGTActtcttattttataaattaattaatattttgataatttttgagGTTATGAAATTGTCATACGAAGCCTATCAAGACATGGcactgaaaaaaatgaatgtaatATGCAATGAGATACGTGAAAAATggaatgtatttaatattgcaATTCATCATAGAATTGGTGATGTACCAGTTGGTGAAATAAGTGTTGTCATTGCAGTATCATCAGTGCACAGAAATGAATCGTTAAAAGCTGTTGAATATGCCATTGATAGACTCAAACAAACAGTGCCTATttggaaaaaagaaatttataaaaatcaacaggCTGAAtggaaagaaaataaagaatgtTTGTggaaattttgttgattaattgttattgttgataataaacattttaatattataaaaaaaacaattgtttatttattttacagatgATAAAATGAGTCTTGATGACGAtgataatgttttattaaaaaataataatgattattatgaaattaatgagaaatttattcaagttaaatCAACGAGTGAAGAAGTT from Aphidius gifuensis isolate YNYX2018 linkage group LG4, ASM1490517v1, whole genome shotgun sequence encodes:
- the LOC122855941 gene encoding molybdopterin synthase catalytic subunit-like encodes the protein MENKGKNSVKIQDDVLSVDEITKIVMAPSCGAVSSFIGTTRDTFNSQEVMKLSYEAYQDMALKKMNVICNEIREKWNVFNIAIHHRIGDVPVGEISVVIAVSSVHRNESLKAVEYAIDRLKQTVPIWKKEIYKNQQAEWKENKEYDKMSLDDDDNVLLKNNNDYYEINEKFIQVKSTSEEVKMRIDKFTSRKREEINNINIKEFRIDGDVQDEETCARTHAVFVRRKDSKSHLRVTKVENKRGPQTMRVPDNCSKLNDNINSGIDERLGNCEKFIGINKPVPRDIYQRLKNIEDQIFYLEGISPEYRNFLTNNDDSDTDYKPVKKKDLQ